In Pseudomonadota bacterium, the genomic window TGGCGAGGCCTTCGACTGGCTGGGGTTGTTCACTCGCCTGACGTCGCTCGACATGGTGGCTGCTGGACACTGTTCGGTGGGGCGAGCATGCACCTAATCGCTCTGCTGCTCGGTTTGGTGCTCGAGTACCGCCTTACGCGCCTGTTCTCCCTTCGCGAGCTGCGCTGGTTCGACGCTTACTTCGATCTTGCCCTCGGTGTGCTGTCGCGCTGCCAGGGTTGGGTCGCGCTGTTACTGGCCCTTCCCGTGGTCGCCCTGCCGGTGGCGCCCGTGGCGTGGACTTGCCACCTGCTGGCGCAGAACTGGCTGTTTGGCGCCCCTTACGTAGGGTTTTCAGTGCTGATGTTGCTAGTGGCCCTCGGGCCGAGGAATCTAGCTGAAGACGTACAGGACTATGCGACGGCGCTGCGCACAGGAGAGGCGGAGCAAGCGCGCCGCCTAGGTAAGGGCCTGGTCGAACACGACGTGCGATCCACAGGGCAGGGGGACGAAGGCGATTTGCCCCGCCGCCAGCTCCGGGAGGCGATATTCGTGCAGGCGGACAATCGCCTGTTCGGAGTGATTTTCTGGTTCATCGTGTTTGGGCCCTTCGGCGCGGCCGCCGCTTGGGCATTCCGGATCAGCGATCTCCTGCGCCGGCGGGCGGCCTTCGAGGCAGATCGGCGACGTGCGGACGGTGACGACTTGCCGGCGTTCTTGCAGGCCGTTCGGCGCGTGCACGGCGTGTTGGCCTGGGTGCCGATTCGCCTGTTGGCCTTGGCGCTAGCGCTGGCGGGGAGTTTCGATCGGGCCCTGGCAGCTTGGCGCGAGCATCGCCGCGTACCGGCGATGTCGTTCTACGTGGCCAACGAGACGTTGCTCGCCCGCGTAGGGTGCGGCGCCCTAGGAGCTGAGGCGGACGACGAGCAGATGGATCTGGCGCAGAGCGTCGAGCACGCCCTGGCGCTGGTCGACAGGGCCCTGTGGGTGTGGCTGACCGTCATCGCCTTGATGACCCTGGCAGGCTCCGTACGCTGAACGACGTCTAGGTGCGATCCCGGCACCACAGCACGTCGCCGCCACGCTCGTGACGGGCGAGGGTGCGGGCGATGACGAACATCAGATCCGACAGGCGATTCAGGTAGGTGAGGAGAAGTGGGTTGACGTCCGCATCCCGCGCCAAAGTCCAAATGCGTCGCTCCGTGCGTCGACACACAGTGCGCGCCACATGCGCTGCAGCAGCGGCCGGGCCACCGCCCGGCAGGATGAAGTCCTTCAAAGGCGGCAGCTCCTCGTTCAAATCATCGAGGACGTGCTCCAGGCGGTCCACATGGGCTTGGGTCATAGCCGTGTAGCCGGGCAGGCACAGCTCGCCGCCGAGGTCGAACAAGTCGTGCTGCACGTCCGTGAGCGTTTCGACGACGCGTTCGGGCAAGTTCGTTACGGCGAGCAATGCGCCTACATGGCTGTTCAGCTCATCGGCGCAGCCGTAGGCCTCCACCCGCGGATCGTCCTTCGGCACGCGAGACCCATCGCCGAGGCCTGTGGTGCCCTTGTCGCCGGTTCGCGTATAAATCTTCGTGAGTCGATTGCCCATAAACCTCAGCAAGCTCCCGTTGCCATCGTCGTATCGCGGCGACGCGAATGAGTCGCGGCGCACCCGTGACCTGCGAGGGTCGCATCGCGCGCCGTGGAGAAGGGTGGGGATTCTACCTGAGGTGCGGCGCCGTTAGGCGGCAGCACGAAGCGATCGGGGCCGATTGGCCAAGCTTGGTCCGCAGACGGGGACCTTGGAAAGAGCGCCAGCGGCCCCGGGGCGGAAATCGAAATGCGCCTTGTCACGATGCCCCGCGACCCAGCGCATTAGTGCGAGCCCACCTAGTTGGCATCCTCTACCTCGACGCTGACTACGGCATCGTCTTCTACCCTCACGCGGATACTCATGGGACGACAGCACACGGCGCAGTCCTCCACGAATTCCTGCTCGCCTTCGATCGGGTCGATCAGCACCGAGTGAGTCTCCCAGCACGCGGGACACTGCACCAGCTGTTCTAGGTCCATCATCGTGCAAGTGCTCGAGCGTCAGGGCTGCAGGCGAGTCACGGTCCAGGGTCCTGTATCCGCGCTTCCCTGCTCGTCCGTGTGAGGCGTGACCTGACGTTCCCAGACGGCACGGTCGTGAATGCGGGCAGGGCCGGATACCCATAACTCCACGCGCTGTGGCCACAGGCGCCAGCCCCCCCAGTGCGGCGGTCGTGGCACGTCGTCGCCGTTGGCGAACCGATCGCCAGTCGCTGTGAATCGATCGATTAGCGCATCGCGCGAATCGACCGGTTGGCTTTGTTGGGACGCCCATGCGCCGATTCGGCTATCGCGGTCGCGTGAGGCGAAATAGGCGTCGCTCTCGGTTGACGGCGAGCGTACGACGGGGCCTTGCAGCCGCACCTGCCTGTCTTGCGCGTCGAACAGTAGGACGGCTTCGGCCCACGGGGTCGCGGTGAGCTGCTGACCCTTGGCAGAGGAGTAGTTGGTGAAGAACACTACGTGGCCGCTTGTGCTGTCGATGAGCTTGCATAGGACGATGCGGGCTCGCGGACGTCCGGTCTCATCGACCGTGGCGACGCACATGGCGTTTGGATTCGCCGTCGCCCTGGCGTCCATGGCTTCGATAAACCAACGTTCGAAGGTGGCGAAGGGTTCGGCTGGGAGGGGGTCTGGCAGTAGCGGTGTGCTCGTGGTCATCGGGGTTTCCAGGATGCCGCGCCTAGCGGCGTTGCTAGTCTTGGGGAGTACCCCCTTTGGCAGCTCCCCCGGTGCGGCGCGGGTCTGCTGCGGATTCGAGGCGGCCGTCAGCGCGAAGCAGAGCGGCACCGACACCCCCGAAGTACATTGACTGTTCGTCGAAGCTGCGCACGGGGATGCGCACGCTCGAGGCGTCGATGCCCGGCTCCACCGCCACCTTCTCACCGCCCGAATCGCTCACTTCTGTGTGCAAACGCGGTGCGTTGATGGCATCGCGTAAGTTCATATCGCGATACACGAAGTTGATGAGCGTCTGCAGGATCGCGCTAGTGATGCGATCAGCACCGGGCGACCCGATCGAGAGCACGTGGCCTGCGCGGTGGGTGGCGACGGTGGGGGCCATGTTCGAGGAGATGCGGGTGCCGGGCGGGCCAGCGATCAGTCCGCGACGATTGAGTTCGATCTCACCCAGGCAATTGTTCATCCAGATTCCGGTGCCTGGGGGAATTACGCCGGCGCTGTAGCCTGCAGACATGGTGATGGCGCATGCACCCCGATGATCGTCGACTGCCGAGGCGTGCACCGTGGACGATGACGGTGCGTTGGGCTGCAGAGCGCCGTCACTGGCCGTTTCCAGCAAGGCACGGGCGTCTTCGTCGACCTGGTCGCTGAGATCGAGTGTGTGGCGGCGAAAGGCGAACACGGCGCGCTGGATGTCGACCAGCTGGGAGATAGACTCGGCGTCTGTGCCTTGAAGTTTGGCTCGGCGCACCGCGAGCAGCATCGCCGATAACGTGGTGCCACCGATCGCCGGTGGTGGGTTGGTGGCGATGTCCCAATCGCCCAAAGAGACGGCCAGGGGCGTGCGTACCACGGGTTCATACGTAGCTAGATCTTCCGCCGACAGCATGCCCTCGTGGGCGCGGCTATCACTGGCGATGCGCGCGGCGATCTCGCCGCGATAGAAGTCACCTACGCCGAGCCTCGCGATCCGCTCCAGGCTGTCGCCGAGGTCATCCACCACGATCAGCTCACCGCGGCCCTTCAGGCTACCATCAGCGTGATGCAGCGCCCTTTGGCTCAGGGGATGCCAGCCGAACACCACCTCGTGAGAGTGAACCAGGTAGTCGTGGGCCGGTTGCGGTAGCGGGAAGCCATCACGCCCGAGTTCGTAGGCAGGCTGCACCAACGCGTGCCACGGTAAGCGACCAAAACGCTCTGAGGCTAGACCGAGTGCGGCGAGGGCGCCGGGGACGCCCACGCTCCCATGGCCGACGATGGTGCGAAGGCCACCGCCGTATCCCATGACCGCATCGTGCACACCCTTACCAAGCTCCTCGGGACGTAGTCCGCGCCCTGGCATGGCGATGCTGCCGTCGATGGTTATCGGCGCCTCGCCTGGCGCGCTGACCGTCACGAAGCCGCCCCCGCCGAGGGAGCAAACCCCGGGTTCGGTCGTCATGGAGACGAGCGATGCCGCGATGGCAGCGTCGACGGCGTTGCCGCCCTCGTCCGCGATACGCTTGCCGGCCTGCGCCGAGAGCTGTGAACTGGATGCGACTGCGACTTCTGTCATGGCGGCATGTTAACAGCAGTGCTGTCACCACGAGCTCCTTGGCGGCCCGGGATGTTGGACTTGCGCGCGTGTGATCTAGCAGAGCGCAACGTGTGCCGCGTCGTGCTTCCATTTGGTATGCCTTACGCAGCCGTCAACGGCATCCGCCTGCATTATCGTTACCTCGGTCGGGACCGTGATCCTGAAGAGGCGCCCGTGCTCATGCTTCACGGGCTGGGGTGTTCTAGCGAGGATTGGGACCTGCAGGTGCCAGCATTCTCCCCGCACCATCGCTTGATCATGCCCTGTCTGCGCGGCTTCGGCCGGTCAGACAAGCCATCCGGTTGCTACACGGTGCCAGCTTTCGCGCAGGACGTGCTGGGACTGCTCGATGAGCTTCAGGTGCGGCGCGCTCACGTACTCGGCCACTCGATGGGGGGCGCCGTCGCGCTCCAACTTGCCGTAGAGCGACCTGAGCGCGCGGCCTCTGTGACCCTGGTCAACGCCCAAGCCTCTTTCGAGATCGAGCGTTGGCGTGAGCAGCTGATGAAGCTCTACCGGATTGGCATGGGCAGTGAACGGGGCCTCCAGCGCATGACCAAGCTGCTCAATCGCCACTGTTTTCCGGCTCCACAGCAGCGCGCGCTTCGCGAGGAGATGTCGCGTCGACACCTGCGTAATCACAAGCCGAGTTATCTTGCCGCGATCCAGGCTCTGGCGGGCTGGTCCGTGGTGCCGCGTCTACGCGAGCTGCAGATGCCTGTGCTCGTGGTGAGCGGTGATCAGGACTTCGTGCCACCCGAGGAGCGCATCGACATGGTTCGTCAGCTGCGCAACGCGCACTTCGAACTGGTCAGAGACAGCCGCCACGCGACTCCCTACGATCAGCCGCGCGTCTTTAACGATCTGGTGTTGTCGTTTCTGCGCGACCCGCAGGCGCTAGTTGGTGGGCCCGAAGACGATGACACAGCGGTTGGACTTCTCGGTGGCTTGCGCGCGCGGCATTCGAGCAGTGTTGCGCGCCGCGGCGTAGCGAAGGCAAACCCCTAGCCTGGTCACCACATAAGGTCATCGGGCACAGGATGTGCGGCGTAGGGATCATCCTCCGCTGCAGTCGCTTGCGCAGGTTCGTCCGCCTTGGCGATACGAATGTGCTCTCCCTTCGTATCCACCTTGAGTAGGCGCTCTGCCTGGGCGGAGGCCATCAAGTGCCCCCTGCCTTCGAGCACAGCTACCACCAGGGCGCCGGTGACGAGTTCACGTTGTTGCTTCGAAGTGACCCAGATCTGTTTGATCTTCTTACCAGACTGGTAGAAGTGTTTGATATCGCCTTCGGGGTCGTTCAAGCGCTGTTCGTTGATGATCGCCCGCAGCTGACCGAGGATCGCTTTGCGCTCGCGCTCCACATTACGCGCTTGGTTGAGCTCCCTGTCTCGCTGTTGACGGGCAGAGGAGGCGGCCTTGGCGGCGCGTGTTGCTTCGCTGTCTGGTGCTTTGGCCGCGCGCTCCGCCTTGCTCTTGCGTGGCTTGCGCTTACGCCCTTTGGCTGCGTCTTGTTTCGACTTTCGAAGTTGATCTTCCGAGACCAATCCGGACTGCAGCAGCTGATCCTGCAGACTTCCCATGGGTGCTCTCCGCCGACCGAGCCGTACGATGCGGCAGGTCGATAGCTCTGGTTCGATTACGGTGCGCTGGTGCAACGAAGGTCGCAAAATACCACAGCATTGTTGAAGCACAACGGTGCCCGTTGCAACTCCAGGTCGAGTGGTACTGGTCTAGCCCTGGAGTAGCCCCGCCCGGTGTGCCAACCAGAGCGCGCCGCCGAGCGCACCGGTACCTAGCGTCACCGCTAGCAAAATCGTTGGCCAGTGCCATGGACGTTCGCCCACGACGCGACCCGTACGAGCGTTGACGGCTAGGCGGAAGCGCTTCGAGCGGTATTCGTAGCTCGCCGTCCAAACGGGGAGCAGCAGGTGCTTGAAAGTCGTATCGAAATGCTCGGTAAGAACCGAATGGATGCGCTGGCGATCGCCGCCGATGTCTCGCAGAACGTCTCGGCGAATCACCCCGCCCATGATGCCTCGTGCAAGCTCAAAGCCCTGATCCACGCCTACTTCGTAGACTTCGCTGCGGAAGCCGCTCAGGTAGCGTTCGTCGTAGGGGACCAGCGCCGCTAGGTCCCAGGGCGCCAGCTTGTCCGCCAAAACGCGGGGAAGTGACTTCGATGCGCGCACGAGAACGTCGTCGAAGCGGCGCGAGACGGTACCGCTCACCCGTCGCCAGCGTACCCGGGCCTCGCGTCGATTGACGGTGACCGTGCGGCCGTTGCGGACGGTCGTGACGGGCACGTTGACGTAGTACACGGTCCCCCGCTCACCCGCGTAGCTGCTTCGCGTGCGGGCGTCGTAGGTCCAATACGGCAGGTATACCCCGTGCAAGCCTCCCACGTGTCCGTAGCGCCGTAGCTTCGGTGGCGCAAAGATCAGTTTGCCCAGCCACTTGGCCACAGCTTCGCGCGCTCCTCGTTCGTCGATGTCAAAGGGCAGCAGGGACTTCGGGTGGATGCGCTTGAGGTGCTCGGCGTCGTCGTGCCTGGGCTGGCTGATGACGATTGGCGTGGCGCAGAACGGGCACTCTCCGGCGTGTTGTTTGGGGTCGAAGTGGAACTGTGCTGCGCAGTTTGGGCACCGGGTCGCGGTAGGGGGTATCGGGCCTGCGTCCGCCAACCGGTCGAGCGCCTCGCGCAGAGGGTACTCGCGAATCGCGGCTGAGGCGCGATCGGGGATCGGCGTGTGGTGGCCGCAGAAGGCGCACTCGAGAATGCGTGTCCCGGGCTGGAACGTCTGCAGGGCACCGCAAGCCTCGCACTCGAATGCGCGCTCGTTCATCCGCGGGCGCGCCTGAGTCGACTCTTGCGTCTCGGCGTGGTGCTGATTCTGATTCAAGACCGTGGGAGCATCTACCGCCTATCCGATGTCTGGCCTACTGCGGCGGTAGCGGCGGTGGCATCTGAGCGAACATCTGCGCCAGTTCCACAACGCCCTCCGCTTCCTGCCATTCCTCTAGGCCTGGGCGCCACGCGAGCGAATCTCGTGACAGTTCCCCAGACTGGATCTTCGCGCGTACCTCGGCCTTGGTGAAAGGACCCGTCTGATGGCCGTTGACGGCGAGGTAGTAGCGAGCTTCAGTCGGAAGGGGGGGCGGTGTGTCGCCACCCGCCGCGGCGCCAGGCGCGGCGGCGGGGCTCTTGCCGCCGGTGCTCAGGGTCTCGCCGAGCTTCGAAGCCATTGCGAACCCCATGCCAAGGCCCACGCCATCCCCGGCGCCCCCGCCGGGGTTGGCGGCCGCCACGGTCATCGCCTCGGCGGCCTGGAAGGTGGCGTAGTCCTCGAGGTTGCCGATGATCCCCATGCTTGTGCGCTTGTCCAGCGCCTTCTCCACCGCATCGGGTAGGGAAATGTTCTCCACTAGCAGCGTGGGCAGGGCGAGGCCGTACTCGCCGAACTCCTGGCCGATCCACTTGCTGATGAAGTCGCCGAGCTTGTCGTAGTTGGCGGCGAGATCCAGCACGGGGATTCCCGAGTCGCCGAGAATCGTACTGAAGCGCGAGACGATGAGATTACGTAGCTGGTTGGTGATCTCGTCGGTGGTGAAGCGCCCGTCCGTGCCCACGACCTCGCGTAGAAACACGGCTGGATTCTCGATGCGAATCGTGTAGGTGCCGTAGGCGCGAAGGCGCACGGGACCGAACTCGCGATCGCGCAGCATGATCGGGTTCTTCGTGCCCCACTTGAGGTCCGTGAACTGGCGCGTGCTGAAGAAGTAGACCTCGGCTTTGAAGGGGCTCTGGAAGCCGTGCGGCCAGCTCATGATGGTGGTCATGATGGGCATGTTGCTGGTTTCCAGCTTGTACAGGCCCGGCTGGTAGACGTCGGCGAGACGGCCCTCGTTGACCAGGACGGCGACCTGTCCCTCGCGGACCGTCAGCATGGCGCCGTACTTGATCTCGTTGCCGTAGCGCTCGAAGCGATGCACTAGCGTGTCTTGCGAGTCGTCGGTCCACTCGATGACGTCGACGAATTCGCCGCGGATTCGGTCCCAAAAACTCATGATTCAGTGTTCTCCGTCTGCTCGCGACTCGCCGCGTTGGCGAGTGCTGTTCTTAGCTGTGCCTCAGCTGCCTGCAGTTCCTCGCGCGCAGCGGCCCGCGCTTGGCGCCCCTCCTGCGCGATCGCGAGGCTCTCCTCGATGGTCTCGATAAGGGTTTCGTTCGCCGCCTTGACCGACGCGATGTCCAGAACACCCCGTTCGATCGCTCGCCGACTCTCAGCGCTGGCGACCTTGAGATCGCGGGCATTCGCTTCGAGCATCTCGTTGGTAAGGTCGCTTGCCGCCTCGACTGAGCGCGTCGCTTCCCTGGATCGGTAAATGGCGACGGCGGTGGCGAGCTGCTGGCGCCAGAGGGGCACGGTGTTGGTGACTACGGAGTTGATCCGGTTGACCAACCCCTTATTGTTCTCCTGAACCAGCCGGATGCCCGGTAGGCTCTGCATGGTCACTTGACGGGTGAGGCGCAGGTCATGGAGACGCCGTTCAAGATCGTCACGTGATGCGCGCAGGTCGCGCAGCGCCTGTGCGTCCACTACTTCACCGCCGGCATCGACCTTCTCCTGCAGACCGGGCAGCGTTTCGGTGTCCACCTGCGCCAGGCGTCTCTCACCCACGGCGATGTAGCCCTCGAGCCCGTGAAAGCACTCAAGGCTACCCTGGTACAGGCGGTCGAGGCGGGTCAGATCCGTGAGCAGGGTGGTCTTGTGCTGTTCGAGCCGATCGGTGATCGCGTCGATCTGTCCGCGAACGCTCTCGTAGCGCTGCAGGAACTTCGCGAGGGGCCGCGATGCGGAGAACAGCCATGAGAGCAACCCGCGTCGCTCGTTGTGGGTTGCGAGCGCGTCCACATCGAACCCGCGTAGGGTCGCAATCACATCGTTCAGCGCCTCGCCTGCCTGGCCCACGTCCTGGTTCTTGACCCCATCGAGCATTTGATCGGTGACGCCGGCCAGTTCCCGCTGCGCACTGGCGCCGAAGCTCATGATCGACTGCGCATCCTCGAGATCCAGAAGCCGGTTCAGGGCCTCCTGATCGATCTCCGCAACTTCGTGGTCGGCGGTCGGTGGGCTAGGTGGTGATGACATAGGGCCGA contains:
- the ampE gene encoding regulatory signaling modulator protein AmpE, which translates into the protein MHLIALLLGLVLEYRLTRLFSLRELRWFDAYFDLALGVLSRCQGWVALLLALPVVALPVAPVAWTCHLLAQNWLFGAPYVGFSVLMLLVALGPRNLAEDVQDYATALRTGEAEQARRLGKGLVEHDVRSTGQGDEGDLPRRQLREAIFVQADNRLFGVIFWFIVFGPFGAAAAWAFRISDLLRRRAAFEADRRRADGDDLPAFLQAVRRVHGVLAWVPIRLLALALALAGSFDRALAAWREHRRVPAMSFYVANETLLARVGCGALGAEADDEQMDLAQSVEHALALVDRALWVWLTVIALMTLAGSVR
- a CDS encoding cob(I)yrinic acid a,c-diamide adenosyltransferase, whose amino-acid sequence is MGNRLTKIYTRTGDKGTTGLGDGSRVPKDDPRVEAYGCADELNSHVGALLAVTNLPERVVETLTDVQHDLFDLGGELCLPGYTAMTQAHVDRLEHVLDDLNEELPPLKDFILPGGGPAAAAAHVARTVCRRTERRIWTLARDADVNPLLLTYLNRLSDLMFVIARTLARHERGGDVLWCRDRT
- a CDS encoding CPXCG motif-containing cysteine-rich protein, which encodes MMDLEQLVQCPACWETHSVLIDPIEGEQEFVEDCAVCCRPMSIRVRVEDDAVVSVEVEDAN
- the pdxH gene encoding pyridoxamine 5'-phosphate oxidase — its product is MTTSTPLLPDPLPAEPFATFERWFIEAMDARATANPNAMCVATVDETGRPRARIVLCKLIDSTSGHVVFFTNYSSAKGQQLTATPWAEAVLLFDAQDRQVRLQGPVVRSPSTESDAYFASRDRDSRIGAWASQQSQPVDSRDALIDRFTATGDRFANGDDVPRPPHWGGWRLWPQRVELWVSGPARIHDRAVWERQVTPHTDEQGSADTGPWTVTRLQP
- a CDS encoding gamma-glutamyltransferase, with translation MTEVAVASSSQLSAQAGKRIADEGGNAVDAAIAASLVSMTTEPGVCSLGGGGFVTVSAPGEAPITIDGSIAMPGRGLRPEELGKGVHDAVMGYGGGLRTIVGHGSVGVPGALAALGLASERFGRLPWHALVQPAYELGRDGFPLPQPAHDYLVHSHEVVFGWHPLSQRALHHADGSLKGRGELIVVDDLGDSLERIARLGVGDFYRGEIAARIASDSRAHEGMLSAEDLATYEPVVRTPLAVSLGDWDIATNPPPAIGGTTLSAMLLAVRRAKLQGTDAESISQLVDIQRAVFAFRRHTLDLSDQVDEDARALLETASDGALQPNAPSSSTVHASAVDDHRGACAITMSAGYSAGVIPPGTGIWMNNCLGEIELNRRGLIAGPPGTRISSNMAPTVATHRAGHVLSIGSPGADRITSAILQTLINFVYRDMNLRDAINAPRLHTEVSDSGGEKVAVEPGIDASSVRIPVRSFDEQSMYFGGVGAALLRADGRLESAADPRRTGGAAKGGTPQD
- a CDS encoding alpha/beta hydrolase, translating into MLDLRACDLAERNVCRVVLPFGMPYAAVNGIRLHYRYLGRDRDPEEAPVLMLHGLGCSSEDWDLQVPAFSPHHRLIMPCLRGFGRSDKPSGCYTVPAFAQDVLGLLDELQVRRAHVLGHSMGGAVALQLAVERPERAASVTLVNAQASFEIERWREQLMKLYRIGMGSERGLQRMTKLLNRHCFPAPQQRALREEMSRRHLRNHKPSYLAAIQALAGWSVVPRLRELQMPVLVVSGDQDFVPPEERIDMVRQLRNAHFELVRDSRHATPYDQPRVFNDLVLSFLRDPQALVGGPEDDDTAVGLLGGLRARHSSSVARRGVAKANP
- a CDS encoding DUF2058 family protein produces the protein MGSLQDQLLQSGLVSEDQLRKSKQDAAKGRKRKPRKSKAERAAKAPDSEATRAAKAASSARQQRDRELNQARNVERERKAILGQLRAIINEQRLNDPEGDIKHFYQSGKKIKQIWVTSKQQRELVTGALVVAVLEGRGHLMASAQAERLLKVDTKGEHIRIAKADEPAQATAAEDDPYAAHPVPDDLMW
- a CDS encoding primosomal protein N' (replication factor Y) - superfamily II helicase — protein: MNERAFECEACGALQTFQPGTRILECAFCGHHTPIPDRASAAIREYPLREALDRLADAGPIPPTATRCPNCAAQFHFDPKQHAGECPFCATPIVISQPRHDDAEHLKRIHPKSLLPFDIDERGAREAVAKWLGKLIFAPPKLRRYGHVGGLHGVYLPYWTYDARTRSSYAGERGTVYYVNVPVTTVRNGRTVTVNRREARVRWRRVSGTVSRRFDDVLVRASKSLPRVLADKLAPWDLAALVPYDERYLSGFRSEVYEVGVDQGFELARGIMGGVIRRDVLRDIGGDRQRIHSVLTEHFDTTFKHLLLPVWTASYEYRSKRFRLAVNARTGRVVGERPWHWPTILLAVTLGTGALGGALWLAHRAGLLQG
- a CDS encoding SPFH domain-containing protein, whose protein sequence is MSFWDRIRGEFVDVIEWTDDSQDTLVHRFERYGNEIKYGAMLTVREGQVAVLVNEGRLADVYQPGLYKLETSNMPIMTTIMSWPHGFQSPFKAEVYFFSTRQFTDLKWGTKNPIMLRDREFGPVRLRAYGTYTIRIENPAVFLREVVGTDGRFTTDEITNQLRNLIVSRFSTILGDSGIPVLDLAANYDKLGDFISKWIGQEFGEYGLALPTLLVENISLPDAVEKALDKRTSMGIIGNLEDYATFQAAEAMTVAAANPGGGAGDGVGLGMGFAMASKLGETLSTGGKSPAAAPGAAAGGDTPPPLPTEARYYLAVNGHQTGPFTKAEVRAKIQSGELSRDSLAWRPGLEEWQEAEGVVELAQMFAQMPPPLPPQ
- a CDS encoding toxic anion resistance protein: MSSPPSPPTADHEVAEIDQEALNRLLDLEDAQSIMSFGASAQRELAGVTDQMLDGVKNQDVGQAGEALNDVIATLRGFDVDALATHNERRGLLSWLFSASRPLAKFLQRYESVRGQIDAITDRLEQHKTTLLTDLTRLDRLYQGSLECFHGLEGYIAVGERRLAQVDTETLPGLQEKVDAGGEVVDAQALRDLRASRDDLERRLHDLRLTRQVTMQSLPGIRLVQENNKGLVNRINSVVTNTVPLWRQQLATAVAIYRSREATRSVEAASDLTNEMLEANARDLKVASAESRRAIERGVLDIASVKAANETLIETIEESLAIAQEGRQARAAAREELQAAEAQLRTALANAASREQTENTES